One Salvia splendens isolate huo1 chromosome 22, SspV2, whole genome shotgun sequence DNA segment encodes these proteins:
- the LOC121786102 gene encoding NAC domain-containing protein 6-like, translating into MDESPSPPSSSHEVELPGFRFHPTEEELLNFYLRRMLSGNKLHGDVIGFLNIYKHHPRELPGLARINGEREWYFLVPRERKHGSGGRPNRTTENGFWKATGSDRKILSSCDPRKVSGVKKTLVFYEGRAPRGRKTDWVMNEFRLPDACTLPQEIVLCKIYRKATPLKVLEQRAAMEEESKTDTSPTPSSDFFHVFRFRGCEARRVELQHRLEHGLEPQPRHFVATRHSHTQFHATLLNLFL; encoded by the exons ATGGACGAATCACCGTCACCACCATCCTCGTCTCACGAAGTCGAACTCCCCGGGTTCCGCTTCCACCCCACCGAGGAGGAGCTTCTCAACTTCTACCTCCGGCGAATGCTCTCCGGCAACAAACTCCACGGAGACGTCATCGGCTTTCTCAACATCTACAAGCATCATCCTAGAGAATTGCCAG GTCTGGCAAGAATCAATGGAGAGAGAGAATGGTACTTTTTGGTGCCTCGAGAGAGGAAGCACGGAAGCGGCGGGAGGCCTAACCGGACCACAGAAAACGGATTCTGGAAGGCGACCGGCTCTGATAGAAAAATCCTGAGCTCGTGCGATCCGAGGAAGGTGTCGGGAGTGAAGAAAACACTTGTTTTCTACGAGGGGAGGGCGCCGCGTGGGAGAAAGACTGATTGGGTTATGAACGAGTTCCGTTTGCCAGATGCCTGCACCTTACCACAG GAGATTGTGTTGTGCAAGATATACCGGAAGGCGACGCCGTTGAAGGTGCTGGAGCAGAGGGCCGCCATGGAAGAGGAGAGCAAGACCGATACTTCCCCAACTCCGTCATCGGATTTTTTCCATGTTTTCCGATTTCGAGGATGTGAAGCTCGAAGGGTGGAGCTGCAACACCGCCTTGAACATGGACTGGAGCCTCAACCAAGACATTTTGTGGCCACTCGACATTCTCACACCCAATTTCATGCCACTCTGTTGAATCTATTTCTGTAA